The genomic region TCGCACTCGGGTTGCTGTCCTGTATGACCGGCTGGCTTCTGTACCGTCACGAGCTGATTTATCATCTGTTTGAATGGCCCCATGTGCCGGTTGTTGAAGCGTCTCATTTGGTCACCGCACTCGCACTGGGTTCCACTGGGCTGGGGATATTTCTGGGCATCCTTCTTTATCTGCGGGACTTGGAAGCACCCAAAACACTGGCTCGTGTTTTTCGCCCGGTTTATGAGTTGTTCGTCAATAAATGGTACGTGGATGAGCTGTATGGGGTGCTGTTGGTCCGGCCGGTCAATGCCCTGGCGAAGGCGCTGGACTGGTTTGACCTGGCTATCCTTGACCGCCTATTTGTCGACGGATTCGCTTGGATGACTCAGCTACTGTCCCGGCTTCAGGGCCGGTTCGACGATCAGGTGGTGGACGGCCTGGTGGATGGAACGGGCTGGTCGGTCAGCGCCATCGGCGCCACCGCACGGCTTCTCCAGAACGGGTTTGTTCAACAGTATCTATTTATTATTACGGTCGGATTTATTGCGTTAGTGCTGTTTTTTGTGAAGTAGAAAAACTTCGGGAGGATGCCAACGATGCACGTGCTTTCATGGATCACCTTTTTGCCTCTGCTGGGGGCCATCCTGGTGTTGTTCGCGCCACGGAACAACAAACTGGCGGTCCGTGTCCTGTCGAGTGTTTTTGCCGGGGCTTCCTTTATTGTTTCCGTATGGCTCTGGATCAATTTCAACGGCGGGACATCGGATCTGCAGTTCGTCGAGAAATGCCCATGGATCCCGACGTTTGGAATTCAATACTTTCTGGCGATCGACGGGCTGTCCCTGCCGCTGATCGTATTGACCACCTTCCTTTCGCTTTTAGCGATCATCGGCTCCTTCCATATCGAAGAGCGCATCAAAGATTATTTTTTCTTCCTGCTTCTGCTGGAAACCGCGATGCTCGGCGTCTTTGTCGCGCTCGATCTCTTCCTCTTCTATGTTTTCTGGGAATTGACGCTGGTCCCGATGTACTTCCTGATCGGCATCTGGGGAGGCCCGAAGAAAGAATACGCGGCGATTAAGTTTTTCCTGTTCACGCTCTTCGGCAGCGTTTTTATGCTGATCGCCTTTCTCGCGCTGTATTTCTGCACCCAGCCGCACACCTTTGACTTTACCCAGCTGCTGGCGCAAAACAGCACCCTATTGAAAAAGACCCAACTGTGGATATTCCTCGGGCTTTGGCTCGGGTTTGCCGTAAAAATCCCGATCTTTCCGTTTCATACCTGGCTGCCTCTGGCGCATGTGGAAGCTCCGACCGCTGTCTCCGTTCTACTGGCCGGCGTTCTTCTAAAGATGGGGACCTACGGCCTAATGCGGTTTTCATTCCCGCTGCTTCCGGTCGCCACCCAGTCGCTGGCCTACTGGATCGCGGTCATCGCGGCAGTCAACATCGTTTACGGCGCTCTGTGTTCGCTGGCCCAAACGGATATCAAGCGCATGATCGCCTATTCCTCCATTAATCACATGGGCTATGCGCTATTGGGAATGGCCGCCTTGAACCCGATCGGGTTCAGCGGCGCAACTTTTCAGATGGTCAGCCATGGCCTCATCACCGGCTGTCTGTTCTTTCTCGTCGGCGTGATTTACGACCGCACGCATACGCGCGACATCGATTCCTTCGGCGGGTTGGGCGCGAAGGTTCCTGTCTACACCGGTCTCATGACGTTTGCCTGTTTCGCGTCGCTGGGATTACCGCTGCTGGCCGGATTCGTGGGTGAGTTTCTCTGTTTTCTGGGATCCTTTCAGGTTCCGCAGTACCGCTACATCACGCTAATTTCCCTGAGCGGAGTTTTAGTGACCGCGGCTTTCTTCCTGATGATGATCAAAAAAGTCTTCTTGGGGCCCTTGAATCCCAAGTGGGACAAGTTGACCGACATGAATTCACGCGAGCTCCTGGCCACGGTGCCGCTGATTGTAATGATGACCGTCCTGGGCGTTTTGCCATCCCTGTTGTTGAATCCGATCGGCCCGACCCTGGCCCATCTGGTTGAGTTGCTGAAGCTGCCCTGATGATGAACACCCTTCACCTTCTGGCTCCAGTCCTCAGTCTCTGCAGCTTCAGTTTTCTGCTGCTGGCGGTCGATGCCGTCGCATCCGACCACTCGCCACGGATCCGCACCGTCGGATTCTGGCTCGCGATTCTGGGCCTTGGAGTCACCGCCTGGCTGCTGCCGTCCCCCGGAGCGGCTCCTCTTGTGTTTGGCCGCCAGATGCTGGTGTGGGACGGGCTGTCGTACTTCCTGAGCTGGATCGGAATTTTGACGGTCTTTTTTGTCGTGTTGCTCAGCCAGAGGTACAGGGATTTTGAAGACTCCCGAATGAACGCTTATTACAGCTTGCTTTTTCTGACCGTGGCGGGCCTCTACTTTATTTCGACATCCAATGACTTTTTGATGATCTTTATATCAATAGAACTCATCAGCGTGCCGTCCTTTATTCTCGCTGGGTATCTGCGCCATAAAGCGCGATCCAGCGAGGCGGCTATCAAATATTTCCTGATCGGGGCCTTCTCCTCCGCCATGATGGCGTACGGTATTTCCATCCTTTATGGACTCCTGGGCAGTACGTCCCTTCCCTTTCTGAGGGATCATCTTTCTCTCCTGCAAGATCGTCCCGCTCTCGCGTTGATTGCGGTCTTTCTGATTCTGATCAGCTTTGGCTTCAAAATCGCCCTGGTCCCTTTTCATATGTGGGTTCCGGATGTTTTTGAAGGAGCCCCGACGCCGATCGCGGCTTTTCTGTCGGTCGCTCCTAAAATCGCCGGAATCGCCATCGCGCTTCGTGTTTTCGGTCTGGAGATGGCGCACGCCAATCTGGGCGTTTCCAATGTGCTGGCGGTCCTGGCCGCGCTGACGATGACCGTGGCCAACGTGATCGGGCTTCGCCAGACCAACGTGGTGCGTCTGTTGGCGTATTCCTCTATTGCTCACATGGGTTACCTCCTGATGGGTCTGGTGGCTGGAAGTCCGCTGGGAATCAGCGGGGTCTTCCTGTACGGATGGATTTACCTGTTTATGAACCTGGGAGCCTTTGGGGTCGTAATCTGCCTGTCCAACGCGACCGGCTCCGACGAATTATCGTCCTATGCCGGTCTGGCGAAACGGTCGCCTGTGCTGGGTGCACTGATGGCTTTCTTCCTGATCAGCCTGGCCGGCATCCCGCCGACCGCCGGGTTTGTGGCCAAGTTTTATGTCTTCTGGGCGGCGTTTCAAGCCCGATGGTTCTGGCTGGTGGTGGTCGCAGGAGTCAACAGTGTGATCTCCGTCGGCTACTACTTTAAGATCCTGCATGCGATGTATTTCCAGGCGCCCGAAAACAAAGCCCCTGTTTCACTGGACCTGCCCATCCGTTTGACGCTGGCCGCCACGTCCTTCTTTACGCTTCTTCTGGGCCTGGCGCCGGAGTACTTCATGGTCAAAGCCCAGTGGCTCACGACCACCACCGTCAAAACCACGCCAGCGGAATCCATGAAACCGTGAGCAAACCTTCTCTGAATCGCCGGCAGGAACAGGCGCGGCTGGAGGACCTCTACCAGGGGATTTATCCCTATCTTCTTCAAACAGAGCGCGTGCTGCAGGACGTGGCCAGCCGGGGGCAGGGGATGATTCCCGAAATCATCCGCTACGTTGTTCAGGCGGGAGGAAAACGGCTCCGGCCCGCCCTGGTGGTGCTGAGCGCCCAGATGGGCGGGACCCAGAGCGAGGATGTGATCACCGTAGGAGCCGCCTGTGAATTGATCCATCTCTCCACGTTGGTCCATGATGACATGGTGGATCACGCGGTGCTTCGCCACGGAAAGCCAACCGCAGCGGTCCAATTTGGCGATGAGGTCGCGATTCTCTTGGGCGACTATCTGTATGTCGAAGGGTTCACCCTTCTCGCCTCCATCAACGATCCGGTCCTGCTCGATTTGTTCGCCCGCTCAACGCGCTCCATCTGTCACGGCGAAATCAATCAGGTGCGGCGGCGTTTTCAGCTCGATCTCTCTCTGTCCGAGTATCTGTCCTTTATCGATCACAAGACCGCGACGCTCATGAACGCCGCCATGAGAGGGGGGGCCCGCTTGGCGCGTCTGTCAACGGACCAGACAACGGCCCTGGGCCACTATGGCTGGAATATCGGTATGGCCTTTCAGATTATTGACGATACCCTGGATTTGATCGGGGAAGAGGAAGTGACCGGGAAGACCCTTCGCACGGACCTGACGAACGGCAAGCTGACCCTGCCGCTGATCTATTTGCGCGACCGTCTTTCCCCGGCCGATCGGGAGCAGTTCCTGAGTTACTTTAAGAATCCGGACACGGAGGCGGTGTCGCGGCTGATCGGCTGGCTGAAAGACTCCGGCGCGATTCGTGAAGGATTGCGGCAAGCCTCCGGTTTTGCCCACCAGGCTAAAAGTGCTTTGCAGAGTTTCCCGAATTCCTCTCCGAAAACCACGCTGCAGTCGATCGCCGATTATATCGTAACGCGAATCCGTTGACCCGTTTCTGAAAACCAAAACTTTTTGTGCGCGGCGGGGGTCGGTTTGATATAATCTCCGCACGTCAGCAATCAAGAAAGGAAAACGTAGGATTTATGGCCACAATTTCGATGAAAGCTCTTCTGGAAGCCGGTGTCCACTTCGGACACCAGACACGACGATGGAATCCCAAGATGGCCAAGTACATCTTTGGATCCCGCAGCAATATTCACATTATTGATCTGCAGAAAACCGCTAAAGAACTCAAGAAAGCCTACAAGTTTATCCGGGATCTTGCGGTCAATGGTCAACCGGTTTTGTTTGTCGGGACCAAGAAACAGGCCCAGGAGGCCATCTTGACCGAAGCGCAGCGCTGCGGCGCCTTTTTTGTCAGCGAGCGCTGGCTGGGCGGAACATTAACCAACTTCGACACCATTAAGAAATCCATTGGTCGTCTGACCGAGCTGGACAAGATGAAGACCGAAGGGATTTTCCGCGTCATGTCGAAAAAAGAAGTGTCCCGGCTGGAGAAAGAACGGGTCCGGCTGACGAAGACGCTGCAGGGCATCAAAGAGATGCACGAGATGCCCGGCTGTCTTTTCGTGATTGACCCAGTCCAGGAAAACACCGCCATTCTCGAAGCGCGCCGCATGGAAGTCCCGGTGGTCGCTGTCTGCGACACCAATTGCGATCCAGACCTGATTGACTACCCGATCCCCGGAAATGACGATGCGATCCGATCTGTCAAACTCTTCTGCACCCTGATTGCGGACGCCATTCTGGAAGGCAAAGCGGAAGCTGAAAAATCCGCCTCAGCCAGCACCGCCAGCGACGCGGGGCCCGAGCAGCCCGTCACGGAAGCGCCGATCACTCTCTCCGAACAGATCACTCCGGCGGCAGCGCCTGTCGACAAAGAGCCGATCTCGCCTAACTCGAACTAAGCATGTCTGGAACGAACGGAACTCCGATCGCGGCCTCTCAAATACAGGACCTGCGGGAACAAACCGGCGCCGGAATTATGGAATGCAAGAAAGCGCTGCAGGAAGCCAACGGCAATCTTGAAAAAGCCAAAGCCTGGTTGCGGGACCGCGGCGTCGCCCTGGCCGCCAAAAAAGCCGGACGCACCGCCCAGAAGGGGCTGATTGCCTCCTACATTCACGGCGGCGGATCCGTCGGCGTGCTGGTGGAATTGAGCTGTGAGACGGATTTTGTCGCCCGGACCGAAGACTTCCAGAACCTTTCAAGGGAAATCGCCATGCAGATCGCCGCCATGCGGCCGCGCTGGGTCTCCCGCGATCAGGTTCAAGCCGAAGCGGTGGCGGAAAAGCGAAAAGAATTTGAGCACGATGCATTGAAGGAGAACAAGCCGGCGGCTGTGGCGGCGAAAATCGCCGAGGGCAAACTGGACAAGTATCTGGCTGATTTTTGCCTGCTGGAACAGGGCTACATCCGGGAGCCTTCCGGAAAAGTTAAAGTAAAAGACCTCCTGACGGAAGCGGTCGCCAAACTGGGAGAAAATATCGTGATCCGACGCTTCGTCCGTTACGAAATTGGCGGAGAATGACCCGAAAATACAAACGTGTCCTTTTGAAAATATCCGGTGAGGCGTTTCGCGGCGCGGACCGCTACGGCATTGATGTGGATGCTGTTCGGACGATCGCTCGGGAAGTGGCCTCGGCTCTGAAAGGGCGCATCCAGATGGCGATTGTGGTCGGCGGTGGCAATATCTGGCGCGGCACCTCGGACCGAGCCCGTGGTATCGATCGCGTGACCGCCGATTATATGGGGATGATGGCGACCCTCATCAATGCCATGGCGCTTCAGGATGCGCTTGAAAAGATCAATATCCCGACCCGCGTGCAGAGCGCCATTGAAGTGGCAAAACTGTCGGAACCCTATATCCGCCGCCGCGCCATCCGTCACCTGGAAAAAGGCCGTGTGGTCATCTTCGCCGGAGGAACGGGCAATCCCTATTTTTCAACAGACACCACCGCGGCGTTGCGGGCGGTGGAGATTGATGCCAATGTGCTGCTCAAGGGCACGCAAGTCGACGGGGTCTATTCGGACGACCCTCGAACCAACCCCAAAGCCAAACTCCTGACCGAACTGACCGCCATGGAGGCCATCCGGAAACGGTTGCGGGTCATGGATACAACCGCTTTTTCGCTCTGTATGGAAAACCATCTACCGGTCACGGTCTTCAATGTTTACAAACCCGGCAATATCAGGCGCGTCGTCAACGGCGAAGCCGTTGGGACCCGAATCAACAGCCAATAGAACGACCTTATGCTCCCGCGATCGATTCTTCAGCCCGTGGAAAGTCAAATGCAAAAGACCATCGACAAGATGAAGTCGGATTTTTCCACGCTGCGCACCGGACGCGCCAGCACCGCGCTCCTGGAAAACATACGCGTCGAGTACTATGGGAGCCTGGTCCCATTGAACCAGGTCGGTGGAATCGGAACACCGGAGCCTCGCACACTGGAAATTCGTCCCTGGGACAAGACGGCGCTGCAGGCGATCGAGAAAGCGATCCAGAAATCCGACCTGGGGTTAACCCCTAATAACGACGGATCGATTATCCGTCTGCAGATTCCGGCCCTCACGGAAGAGCGGCGTAAGGACCTGATCAAAGTCGTTCGAAAGATGTCGGAAGAATACCGCATCGCCATTCGCAATGAACGGCGTGATGCCGTGGAACGGCTGAAGAAATCCGAGAAGGCGAAAGAAATCGCCGAAGATGACCGGGAAACCGGTGAACATGAAATTCAACGAATGACCGACTCTTTTATCAAAAAAGTGGATGACCAGTTGGCCGCCAAAGAAAACGACATTATGGAAGTGTAGCTTCATGTCCAATCTCCTTTCGGCACATTCCAAATGCGGTGCCGCCCATCTTCCCGAGACCAAACAGAGCGAAAAAGTGATAGCTCCAATCGATCAAACACGCTTGCCGCGCCATATCGCCATCATCATGGACGGCAACGGACGCTGGGCCCGTCAACGACACCTGCCCCGTATTTTCGGGCATCGCGCCGGTATTGCATCGGTCAGGGACATTGTCCGGGCCTGCGGCGAACTCGGTGTTGGCTTTTTAACGCTTTACGCGTTCTCTTCGGAAAACTGGACCCGCCCCAACACGGAAATATCCGCCCTGATGCGACTACTGGAGGAGTATCTGGAAAAAGAGCTGCCGGAACTCCAGAAGAACAATGTGTGTCTCCGGGCCATCGGCCGCCTGGAGGCCCTGCCGCAGGGCGCACAAAAACGTCTCGGCCACGTCATCCAAGCGACGTCTCGAAACACCGGACTGGTCTTGATGCTTGCGTTGAATTATGGCGGGCGACAGGAAATCGTCGACGCCGCCAATCGCGCGATCAGAGACCAGGTTAAAAGGCTCGACGAGAAAATTCTTTCCCACTACCTGTACGCGCCGGATTGCCCGGATCCGGACCTTCTCATCCGGACTTCCGGCGAAATGAGAATCTCAAATTTTCTCCTGTGGCAGTTGGCTTATGCCGAACTGTATATGACGAATACCCCCTGGCCGGAATTCCGCCGTCACCATCTCTTTCAGGCGATCACCGATTACCAGCAGCGTGAACGCCGTTTTGGCGGCCTCTAAATGCTTCTCCCCCGGTTCTTGACCGCTGTCATTGGAGTGCCGCTTCTGTTGGGATCGATCTATTTTGGCAGTCTGCCGTTTTTCTTTGTTGTACTGTGCATCGTTCTATTGGGGCTTCATGAGTTTTACTACCTGGCCCAGGAAACCGGTTATCCCTGTTATGAATGGGTGGGTCTTCTGTTCGGAGCTCTGTTGCTGGTATCGATCTATTTGAATGCGGTGGGGTTCGGCCAGGTCACGGAAAACCAGGGAACCGCTGCGCTCATCAGCTTGGCCCTGCTGGTTTTTGTCCTGCGAAGCCTGGCCCGCGGTCCGGCCGACACAACGCTTTCTGAATGGGGCATCACGTTTTTCGGACTTTTTTATGTCGCCTGGTCGTTCTCCCATCTCGTCCTTCTGCGCGACCTTCGCCCGAATGGCCAGGTTTTGACATTCTTTTTGTTTGTCCTCATCTGGGTGGAGGATATCGTGGCTTATGCGGTGGGCCTGCGGTGGGGGAAACACCCGATTGCGACCGCCATCAGTCCAAAGAAAACGTGGGAAGGCACTGTGGCTGGACTACTGGGAGCATTGGTGGTCGGAACCCTCTTTCAGCAACTCACGGATATCAAACAGGTGATCCACCTTCCCGGCATGCTACTCGTCTCCCTGATCACCGGCCTTCTGGCCTTTTTCTCAGACCTGGGGGAATCCATGATTAAACGCGGAGCGGGGGTAAAAGATTCTTCAACACTCTTACCCGGTCACGGGGGAATTCTCGATCGCTTTGATGCCTTCATTCTCGCGGCACCTGTTTTTTACTATTACTGGGCCTTCTTTAAACGCTGATGACTCTGTCCATGACTGAACGTCCCGCCAACCTCAGCCGAACGACCCGCCAGCGCTTGCCCGTCGAGCGACGCGTGGTTATTTTAGGATCGACCGGTTCGATTGGCGTCAATGCGCTGGGTGTCACGGAGCTCCTGAACGATCGTTGCCGCGTCGTCGGTCTGACTGCCCACAGCAACACGGAGCGCTTGCTGGAGCAAGTCAAGCGTTACCATCCGGAAGTGGTCGCGGTCTGGGAAGAATCCGCAGCCCGGGACATTCGCGCCAAAGGGATCCGCGTGAACGGGAAACCTCTGGCGGTGCTCAGCGGGTTGGATGGCCTGGTGCAGGTCGCGACGTGGCCTTCCGCCAATTTTGTGTTGTCTTCCGTTGTCGGAGCCATCGGGCTGCGTCCGCTTTTGGCGGCTTTGCGAATGGGCCGGACCGTGGCCCTCTCCAACAAAGAGGCTCTGGTCATGGCCGGTCCCCTGGTCATGGCGGAAGCTAAACGATGGAAAGCAACGCTGTTGCCCGTGGACAGCGAACACTCCGCTATCTTTCAGTGCCTGCAGGGTTCGCCGCACGGCGGCGTTAAACAACTCCTTCTGACGGCTTCCGGGGGGCCCTTCTACCGTTCGAAGAAATCTCTGGCCCGCATGTCCGTCGAGCAGGCGTTAGCCCATCCCACTTGGAAAATGGGGCGCAAGATCACGATTGACAGCGCCACACTCATGAA from Elusimicrobiota bacterium harbors:
- a CDS encoding NADH-quinone oxidoreductase subunit M gives rise to the protein MHVLSWITFLPLLGAILVLFAPRNNKLAVRVLSSVFAGASFIVSVWLWINFNGGTSDLQFVEKCPWIPTFGIQYFLAIDGLSLPLIVLTTFLSLLAIIGSFHIEERIKDYFFFLLLLETAMLGVFVALDLFLFYVFWELTLVPMYFLIGIWGGPKKEYAAIKFFLFTLFGSVFMLIAFLALYFCTQPHTFDFTQLLAQNSTLLKKTQLWIFLGLWLGFAVKIPIFPFHTWLPLAHVEAPTAVSVLLAGVLLKMGTYGLMRFSFPLLPVATQSLAYWIAVIAAVNIVYGALCSLAQTDIKRMIAYSSINHMGYALLGMAALNPIGFSGATFQMVSHGLITGCLFFLVGVIYDRTHTRDIDSFGGLGAKVPVYTGLMTFACFASLGLPLLAGFVGEFLCFLGSFQVPQYRYITLISLSGVLVTAAFFLMMIKKVFLGPLNPKWDKLTDMNSRELLATVPLIVMMTVLGVLPSLLLNPIGPTLAHLVELLKLP
- a CDS encoding NADH-quinone oxidoreductase subunit N — its product is MMNTLHLLAPVLSLCSFSFLLLAVDAVASDHSPRIRTVGFWLAILGLGVTAWLLPSPGAAPLVFGRQMLVWDGLSYFLSWIGILTVFFVVLLSQRYRDFEDSRMNAYYSLLFLTVAGLYFISTSNDFLMIFISIELISVPSFILAGYLRHKARSSEAAIKYFLIGAFSSAMMAYGISILYGLLGSTSLPFLRDHLSLLQDRPALALIAVFLILISFGFKIALVPFHMWVPDVFEGAPTPIAAFLSVAPKIAGIAIALRVFGLEMAHANLGVSNVLAVLAALTMTVANVIGLRQTNVVRLLAYSSIAHMGYLLMGLVAGSPLGISGVFLYGWIYLFMNLGAFGVVICLSNATGSDELSSYAGLAKRSPVLGALMAFFLISLAGIPPTAGFVAKFYVFWAAFQARWFWLVVVAGVNSVISVGYYFKILHAMYFQAPENKAPVSLDLPIRLTLAATSFFTLLLGLAPEYFMVKAQWLTTTTVKTTPAESMKP
- a CDS encoding polyprenyl synthetase family protein is translated as MSKPSLNRRQEQARLEDLYQGIYPYLLQTERVLQDVASRGQGMIPEIIRYVVQAGGKRLRPALVVLSAQMGGTQSEDVITVGAACELIHLSTLVHDDMVDHAVLRHGKPTAAVQFGDEVAILLGDYLYVEGFTLLASINDPVLLDLFARSTRSICHGEINQVRRRFQLDLSLSEYLSFIDHKTATLMNAAMRGGARLARLSTDQTTALGHYGWNIGMAFQIIDDTLDLIGEEEVTGKTLRTDLTNGKLTLPLIYLRDRLSPADREQFLSYFKNPDTEAVSRLIGWLKDSGAIREGLRQASGFAHQAKSALQSFPNSSPKTTLQSIADYIVTRIR
- the rpsB gene encoding 30S ribosomal protein S2, which gives rise to MATISMKALLEAGVHFGHQTRRWNPKMAKYIFGSRSNIHIIDLQKTAKELKKAYKFIRDLAVNGQPVLFVGTKKQAQEAILTEAQRCGAFFVSERWLGGTLTNFDTIKKSIGRLTELDKMKTEGIFRVMSKKEVSRLEKERVRLTKTLQGIKEMHEMPGCLFVIDPVQENTAILEARRMEVPVVAVCDTNCDPDLIDYPIPGNDDAIRSVKLFCTLIADAILEGKAEAEKSASASTASDAGPEQPVTEAPITLSEQITPAAAPVDKEPISPNSN
- the tsf gene encoding translation elongation factor Ts, coding for MSGTNGTPIAASQIQDLREQTGAGIMECKKALQEANGNLEKAKAWLRDRGVALAAKKAGRTAQKGLIASYIHGGGSVGVLVELSCETDFVARTEDFQNLSREIAMQIAAMRPRWVSRDQVQAEAVAEKRKEFEHDALKENKPAAVAAKIAEGKLDKYLADFCLLEQGYIREPSGKVKVKDLLTEAVAKLGENIVIRRFVRYEIGGE
- the pyrH gene encoding UMP kinase, coding for MTRKYKRVLLKISGEAFRGADRYGIDVDAVRTIAREVASALKGRIQMAIVVGGGNIWRGTSDRARGIDRVTADYMGMMATLINAMALQDALEKINIPTRVQSAIEVAKLSEPYIRRRAIRHLEKGRVVIFAGGTGNPYFSTDTTAALRAVEIDANVLLKGTQVDGVYSDDPRTNPKAKLLTELTAMEAIRKRLRVMDTTAFSLCMENHLPVTVFNVYKPGNIRRVVNGEAVGTRINSQ
- the frr gene encoding ribosome recycling factor; this translates as MLPRSILQPVESQMQKTIDKMKSDFSTLRTGRASTALLENIRVEYYGSLVPLNQVGGIGTPEPRTLEIRPWDKTALQAIEKAIQKSDLGLTPNNDGSIIRLQIPALTEERRKDLIKVVRKMSEEYRIAIRNERRDAVERLKKSEKAKEIAEDDRETGEHEIQRMTDSFIKKVDDQLAAKENDIMEV
- a CDS encoding isoprenyl transferase; the protein is MSNLLSAHSKCGAAHLPETKQSEKVIAPIDQTRLPRHIAIIMDGNGRWARQRHLPRIFGHRAGIASVRDIVRACGELGVGFLTLYAFSSENWTRPNTEISALMRLLEEYLEKELPELQKNNVCLRAIGRLEALPQGAQKRLGHVIQATSRNTGLVLMLALNYGGRQEIVDAANRAIRDQVKRLDEKILSHYLYAPDCPDPDLLIRTSGEMRISNFLLWQLAYAELYMTNTPWPEFRRHHLFQAITDYQQRERRFGGL
- a CDS encoding phosphatidate cytidylyltransferase; translation: MLLPRFLTAVIGVPLLLGSIYFGSLPFFFVVLCIVLLGLHEFYYLAQETGYPCYEWVGLLFGALLLVSIYLNAVGFGQVTENQGTAALISLALLVFVLRSLARGPADTTLSEWGITFFGLFYVAWSFSHLVLLRDLRPNGQVLTFFLFVLIWVEDIVAYAVGLRWGKHPIATAISPKKTWEGTVAGLLGALVVGTLFQQLTDIKQVIHLPGMLLVSLITGLLAFFSDLGESMIKRGAGVKDSSTLLPGHGGILDRFDAFILAAPVFYYYWAFFKR
- a CDS encoding 1-deoxy-D-xylulose-5-phosphate reductoisomerase — its product is MTERPANLSRTTRQRLPVERRVVILGSTGSIGVNALGVTELLNDRCRVVGLTAHSNTERLLEQVKRYHPEVVAVWEESAARDIRAKGIRVNGKPLAVLSGLDGLVQVATWPSANFVLSSVVGAIGLRPLLAALRMGRTVALSNKEALVMAGPLVMAEAKRWKATLLPVDSEHSAIFQCLQGSPHGGVKQLLLTASGGPFYRSKKSLARMSVEQALAHPTWKMGRKITIDSATLMNKGLEMLEASILFDLPIDQVNVVIHPQSIVHSLVEFVDGAMLAQLSWPDMCLPIQYAMTYPERLPGRLKPLDLVKVRNLEFLQPDFHRFPCLTIARDAARQGGTWPTVLNAADEVAVYAFLNGQIHFGAIPRIVEKTLAKHQGSSRLSLETVLEADRWARHVAKEFIR